One genomic window of Luteitalea pratensis includes the following:
- a CDS encoding shikimate kinase yields the protein MTPSTTDKIYLVGFMGSGKTTVARALGRRLGWRVIDLDEEIERREGRTISQVFAEHGETYFRKVEREVLLAFLPARHAIVATGGGTFIQAANRADILADGVTVWLDAAFHHIVDRVPSDGRRPLAADREAFAALFEERRAVYRLAHMRLDAQGRVEALVERLLHKLGW from the coding sequence ATGACCCCCTCGACCACCGACAAGATCTACCTCGTGGGGTTCATGGGGTCGGGCAAGACGACCGTGGCGCGCGCACTCGGACGTCGGCTCGGCTGGCGCGTCATCGATCTCGACGAAGAGATCGAGCGCCGCGAGGGACGCACGATCTCGCAGGTGTTTGCCGAACACGGCGAAACCTATTTCCGCAAGGTCGAACGGGAGGTCCTGCTCGCCTTCCTGCCCGCGCGCCATGCGATCGTGGCCACCGGCGGGGGCACCTTCATCCAGGCCGCGAACCGGGCCGACATCCTTGCTGACGGTGTCACCGTCTGGCTCGACGCGGCCTTCCATCACATCGTCGATCGGGTGCCATCAGACGGCCGGCGTCCCCTGGCTGCGGACCGGGAGGCGTTTGCCGCCCTGTTCGAAGAGCGACGAGCCGTTTACCGATTGGCGCACATGCGCCTCGACGCCCAGGGTCGGGTCGAAGCCCTCGTCGAGCGCCTGCTGCACAAGCTCGGATGGTGA
- the aroA gene encoding 3-phosphoshikimate 1-carboxyvinyltransferase, which yields MPAEFTKTVTVRPATALEGVVRVPGDKSISHRYAMLAALADGVTRISHYAPGKDCQSTLKCLEQLGTIVSRHASFDRDTGAEVPTVQIVGRGLLGLQSPTADLDCGNSGSTLRMLAGILAAHPFTSVLTGDASLRRRPMLRVVTPLQQMGAEVTSFNGRPPVAVTGGNLQPITYRPESPSAQVKTAVLLAGLQTQGLTTFEEPAGTRDHTERALKAFGATVDVHGHVIRIAGGQRLTGRNLAVPGDPSSAAFWACAAAALPGSFLELRDVGLNPSRTAIFDVLRRLGADVDVQVDRVDAEEPVGRVRVRHRTMSRLDLTPADVPGLIDELPVLAALATHGGELRVTGAGELRAKESDRITALVNGLRALGADADELPDGFHVRGSRRLLGGQVDAADDHRLAMAFAVAGLGALEPTLIRGADAVDVSYPGFFDVLDALRK from the coding sequence ATGCCCGCCGAGTTCACCAAGACCGTCACCGTCCGCCCCGCCACTGCCCTCGAAGGGGTGGTGCGCGTGCCTGGTGACAAGTCCATCTCCCATCGGTACGCGATGCTCGCGGCTCTGGCCGACGGCGTCACGCGGATCAGTCACTACGCCCCGGGCAAGGACTGCCAGAGCACGCTCAAATGCCTCGAGCAGCTCGGGACAATCGTCTCGCGACACGCGTCCTTCGACAGGGACACGGGCGCCGAGGTGCCGACTGTTCAGATAGTCGGCCGCGGGCTGCTGGGACTGCAGTCGCCGACCGCGGATCTCGACTGTGGCAACTCCGGTTCCACGCTGCGGATGCTCGCCGGCATCCTGGCCGCGCATCCGTTCACGAGCGTGCTCACGGGCGACGCCTCGCTGCGGCGCCGGCCCATGCTCCGGGTGGTGACGCCGCTGCAGCAGATGGGCGCCGAGGTCACCTCGTTCAATGGTCGCCCGCCCGTGGCGGTGACCGGTGGCAACCTGCAGCCAATCACGTATCGACCCGAGTCCCCGAGCGCCCAGGTCAAGACGGCGGTCCTGCTCGCCGGCCTGCAGACGCAGGGCCTGACGACGTTCGAGGAGCCTGCCGGGACGCGCGATCACACGGAACGGGCGCTGAAGGCGTTCGGGGCGACCGTCGACGTGCACGGGCACGTGATCCGGATCGCAGGCGGACAGCGGCTCACGGGCCGCAATCTGGCCGTGCCGGGTGACCCGTCATCGGCGGCCTTCTGGGCATGCGCGGCCGCGGCGCTGCCCGGCTCCTTTCTCGAGCTGCGGGACGTCGGACTGAACCCGAGCCGCACGGCCATCTTCGACGTCCTGCGCCGCCTTGGTGCCGACGTGGACGTGCAGGTCGATCGCGTCGACGCCGAGGAACCCGTCGGTCGTGTCCGGGTGCGGCATCGGACGATGAGTCGCCTCGACCTGACGCCAGCCGACGTCCCGGGACTCATCGACGAATTGCCGGTACTCGCGGCGCTGGCCACGCACGGCGGCGAACTGCGCGTCACCGGCGCGGGCGAACTCCGCGCCAAGGAAAGCGACCGCATCACGGCGCTCGTCAACGGCTTGCGCGCCCTCGGTGCCGACGCCGACGAACTGCCAGACGGCTTCCATGTACGAGGCTCACGCCGCCTCCTTGGCGGACAGGTCGATGCCGCAGACGACCACCGCCTGGCGATGGCGTTCGCGGTCGCCGGGCTGGGCGCCCTCGAGCCGACCCTGATTCGCGGCGCCGATGCCGTCGACGTGTCCTACCCGGGATTCTTCGACGTCCTCGATGCGCTGAGGAAATGA
- a CDS encoding ATP-binding protein yields the protein MAAERSALSLVLNSHVDVLDYVQVVCDQLCASAQLNEDAGHWVGVSVRESVVNAIRHGNKFDPAKHVRVHFAFVPAEAPEYLEVSVQDEGEGFEPEEVGDPLAPENLLKSSGRGIFFMRNFMDDVQLRRRPEGGMEVRMRKRLSVPAE from the coding sequence ATGGCCGCAGAACGCTCCGCGCTGTCCCTGGTGCTCAACAGCCACGTCGACGTCCTTGACTACGTGCAGGTGGTCTGTGACCAGCTGTGCGCGTCCGCCCAGCTGAACGAGGATGCGGGCCACTGGGTGGGTGTCTCGGTCCGCGAGTCGGTGGTCAACGCCATCCGGCACGGCAACAAGTTCGACCCGGCCAAGCATGTCCGGGTCCACTTCGCCTTCGTGCCAGCCGAGGCGCCGGAATACCTGGAGGTCAGTGTCCAGGACGAGGGCGAGGGGTTCGAGCCTGAAGAGGTCGGCGACCCGCTGGCGCCGGAGAACCTGCTGAAATCCAGCGGGCGCGGTATCTTCTTCATGCGCAACTTCATGGACGACGTCCAGTTGCGCCGTCGGCCCGAAGGCGGCATGGAAGTCCGCATGCGCAAGCGCCTGTCGGTCCCTGCTGAATGA
- a CDS encoding inositol monophosphatase family protein gives MNALDPLLLATAIEAVQKAGVIQMAHFGGPMRIDKKGDIDLVTEVDVAVERMFRAMIAERFPDHVVLGEELQQDDLVRHSAPGYCWVFDPIDGTTNFAHGLPIFCASLGLELDGQAIAAAVYDPTRRELFTAEKGAGARLNGAPIAVTRAASVLDSLLVTGFPYTVQQPEVGAELVALFGHFLGRSRAVRRLGSAALDLCYVAAGRLDGFYEASLKPWDSCGGALIVQEAGGNVTDWKGTPFQSRLPQILATNGRIHAEMLAMLAEFEAGRRSDDAN, from the coding sequence ATGAACGCACTCGATCCCCTGTTGCTCGCCACGGCCATCGAGGCCGTGCAGAAGGCCGGCGTCATCCAGATGGCTCACTTCGGTGGGCCGATGCGCATCGACAAGAAAGGCGATATCGACCTCGTGACGGAGGTCGACGTGGCGGTCGAACGCATGTTCCGCGCCATGATTGCCGAGCGCTTCCCCGATCACGTCGTGCTCGGTGAGGAACTCCAGCAGGACGACCTGGTCCGGCATTCGGCGCCTGGCTATTGCTGGGTCTTCGATCCGATCGACGGGACCACCAACTTCGCGCACGGGTTGCCTATCTTCTGCGCGTCGCTGGGCCTCGAACTCGATGGCCAGGCCATCGCCGCTGCCGTCTACGATCCGACGCGGCGAGAGCTGTTCACGGCCGAAAAGGGAGCGGGGGCCCGGCTCAACGGCGCGCCCATCGCCGTGACGCGGGCCGCCAGCGTGCTCGACAGCCTCCTGGTCACGGGGTTCCCGTACACCGTCCAGCAGCCGGAGGTCGGCGCGGAACTGGTCGCCTTGTTCGGTCATTTCCTCGGCCGAAGCCGCGCCGTGCGGCGCCTGGGCTCAGCCGCCCTGGACCTCTGTTACGTGGCGGCTGGTCGCCTCGATGGCTTCTACGAGGCGTCGCTCAAGCCGTGGGACTCCTGTGGCGGGGCGCTGATCGTCCAGGAAGCGGGCGGCAACGTGACCGACTGGAAGGGGACACCGTTCCAGTCGCGACTGCCACAGATCCTGGCGACCAACGGCCGCATTCACGCCGAAATGTTGGCGATGCTCGCGGAGTTCGAGGCCGGTCGCCGCAGCGACGACGCCAACTGA
- a CDS encoding outer membrane beta-barrel protein — translation MVRRLLASGAMVLACSGAAFAQDMVVGGNIGGFLVRNEESRDRDDVLRNNRTFLAFEIEDFDSTTFGGDFAVSVGSFLEVGVGLNYSQSTVPSVNEEFVDDDGTEIFMEMKQKVVPLALTAKLFPFTRDAKIQPYLGGGVQFNRWQYTEVGEFLDYDTGDIFRDSFTDDGVETGPVFLAGLRFPVGANLLLGGEWRYATAKADLDPDLGFYGKTLDLGGHTWLFTVAYKFK, via the coding sequence ATGGTTCGACGGTTGTTGGCGAGCGGTGCGATGGTGTTGGCGTGCAGTGGCGCGGCGTTCGCGCAGGACATGGTCGTCGGCGGCAACATCGGGGGGTTCCTGGTCAGGAACGAGGAGAGCCGCGACAGGGACGACGTACTACGAAACAACCGGACGTTCCTGGCATTCGAGATCGAGGACTTCGACAGCACGACCTTCGGCGGCGACTTCGCCGTAAGCGTCGGCTCGTTCCTCGAGGTGGGTGTAGGCCTGAACTACTCCCAGAGCACGGTCCCGTCGGTCAACGAAGAGTTCGTGGACGATGACGGCACCGAAATCTTCATGGAGATGAAGCAGAAGGTCGTGCCGCTGGCGCTCACGGCGAAGTTGTTTCCCTTCACGCGTGACGCGAAAATCCAGCCGTACCTCGGCGGCGGGGTGCAGTTCAATCGCTGGCAGTACACCGAAGTGGGCGAATTCCTGGATTACGACACCGGCGACATCTTCCGCGACAGCTTCACCGACGACGGCGTCGAGACCGGCCCGGTGTTCCTCGCGGGTCTTCGGTTCCCGGTGGGAGCCAACCTGTTGTTGGGCGGGGAGTGGCGCTACGCGACCGCAAAAGCGGACCTCGATCCGGATCTCGGTTTCTACGGGAAGACCCTGGACCTCGGCGGCCACACCTGGCTGTTCACGGTCGCCTACAAGTTCAAATAG
- a CDS encoding YqaA family protein, whose translation MSKVVAAIKSFALTLGAPGLFLVALLDSSFLSLPQVPDLLLIFMVTRHPSLWLVYALMTTAGSIAGCVGMYLLARKGGERVLRKMVSAERMERGRATFQKWGLLAVLVPSILPPPAPFKLFVLLAGVVQIPLWEFVAAIGLGRGFRYGLEALLARWYGQQAMTFIDKNLRPVSLALAAVLILGGVAYAVLRQRRAQHAGAV comes from the coding sequence ATGTCGAAAGTCGTCGCCGCCATCAAGTCGTTCGCGTTGACCCTCGGGGCCCCCGGCCTCTTCCTGGTCGCGCTGCTCGACTCCTCGTTCCTGTCGTTGCCGCAGGTGCCCGACCTGCTGTTGATTTTCATGGTCACGCGACACCCGTCGCTCTGGCTCGTCTACGCACTCATGACCACGGCCGGATCCATCGCCGGGTGCGTCGGGATGTACCTGCTCGCGCGCAAGGGCGGCGAGCGCGTGCTGCGCAAGATGGTGAGCGCCGAACGCATGGAGCGCGGGCGCGCCACGTTCCAGAAGTGGGGACTCCTGGCGGTCCTCGTGCCCTCCATCCTGCCACCGCCGGCGCCTTTCAAGCTGTTCGTGCTGCTTGCAGGGGTGGTGCAGATTCCCTTGTGGGAGTTCGTGGCCGCCATCGGGCTCGGCCGCGGCTTCCGGTACGGGCTGGAGGCCTTGCTGGCCCGCTGGTACGGACAGCAGGCGATGACGTTCATCGACAAAAACCTGAGGCCGGTTTCGCTCGCGCTGGCAGCCGTCCTGATACTCGGTGGAGTGGCCTACGCGGTGCTCCGGCAACGCCGGGCACAGCATGCCGGTGCGGTATAA
- a CDS encoding glycosyltransferase family 2 protein, which yields MSPEISLVIPIYNEAPNIEALYGEITAALAQWGRTYEVLLIDDGSTDGSAALLASLPARDARFRIIRFRKNFGQTPAFSAGFAYARGQIIITSDGDLQNDPKDIPMLVARLEEGNDIVCGWRKDRKDTLITRRIPSILANKLISRATGVDLHDYGCSLKAFRSEVVKPLRLYGEMHRFIPAIASEFGVKVAEVVVNHRARRAGTSKYGLSRTIRVILDLVTVKFLLNYATRPLQIFGLVGVILGSLGALIMAYLAFVRLFMHQGIADRPLLLFGILLVSSGLQLLTMGLLAELQARTYHESQDKPTYAIREIVEATAEHPEPMHLAVNISAGPRELSRG from the coding sequence ATGTCTCCCGAGATCTCGCTGGTCATCCCCATCTACAACGAAGCGCCCAACATCGAGGCGCTCTACGGGGAGATCACGGCAGCGCTGGCGCAATGGGGCCGCACCTACGAGGTACTGCTGATCGACGACGGGAGCACCGACGGCAGCGCGGCGCTGCTGGCGTCGCTGCCGGCGCGAGATGCCCGCTTCCGCATCATCCGCTTCCGCAAGAACTTTGGTCAGACGCCGGCATTCTCGGCCGGTTTCGCCTACGCGCGCGGCCAGATCATCATCACGTCCGACGGCGACCTGCAGAACGACCCGAAGGACATCCCGATGCTCGTCGCCAGGCTCGAGGAGGGCAACGACATCGTGTGCGGCTGGCGCAAGGACCGCAAGGACACGCTGATCACGCGCCGCATCCCGTCGATACTCGCCAACAAGCTGATCTCGCGCGCCACCGGCGTCGACCTCCACGACTACGGCTGCTCGCTCAAGGCGTTCCGCAGCGAGGTCGTCAAGCCGCTGCGCCTGTACGGCGAGATGCACCGCTTCATCCCGGCGATCGCGAGCGAGTTCGGCGTGAAGGTCGCCGAGGTCGTCGTCAACCATCGGGCGAGGCGGGCCGGCACGTCGAAATACGGCCTGTCGCGCACCATCCGCGTCATCCTGGACCTTGTCACCGTCAAGTTCCTGCTCAATTACGCGACACGACCGCTGCAGATCTTCGGGCTGGTCGGCGTGATTCTCGGCAGTCTCGGTGCGCTGATCATGGCGTACCTCGCGTTCGTGCGTCTGTTCATGCACCAGGGCATCGCCGATCGGCCGCTGCTGCTGTTCGGCATCCTGCTCGTCTCATCCGGCCTGCAATTGTTGACGATGGGACTGCTGGCGGAACTGCAGGCACGCACGTACCACGAGTCGCAGGACAAGCCGACCTACGCGATCCGCGAGATCGTCGAGGCGACGGCGGAACATCCCGAGCCGATGCACCTGGCCGTGAACATCAGCGCCGGCCCCCGGGAGCTGTCACGGGGGTGA
- a CDS encoding acyltransferase, which translates to MKPPREHDARITVIQRELFDEKKSKAQRYAELVVGKPGLLPLFKHEVITLICWGLPGALGLFIRSKLYPWLLGSCGRGVAFGAGVVLRHPHKIHIADNVVVDDGCCLDAKGTDNDGIRIGSGVFLGRNAILSCKNGDIIVDDEANIGFNTEIFSASRVRVGKKVLIAAYTYLVGGDHLYDRVDIPVLDQGRTAAGIDIGDHAWLGAHVVVTDGSRVGRDAIVGAGAVVVGEIPEFAIAVGTPAKVVRDRRTPA; encoded by the coding sequence GTGAAGCCGCCGCGCGAGCACGACGCGCGGATCACCGTGATCCAGCGCGAGCTGTTCGACGAGAAGAAGTCGAAGGCGCAGCGGTACGCCGAGCTGGTCGTTGGCAAACCCGGCCTCCTCCCGTTGTTCAAGCACGAAGTGATCACGCTCATCTGCTGGGGGCTGCCGGGGGCGCTCGGGCTCTTCATCCGGTCGAAGCTGTACCCGTGGCTGCTCGGCTCGTGCGGGCGGGGCGTGGCATTCGGCGCCGGCGTGGTCCTGCGCCATCCCCACAAGATCCACATCGCCGACAACGTGGTCGTCGACGATGGCTGCTGCCTCGATGCCAAGGGGACCGACAACGACGGCATCCGGATCGGCAGCGGCGTGTTCCTCGGCCGCAACGCGATCCTCAGTTGCAAGAACGGCGACATCATCGTCGATGACGAAGCCAACATCGGCTTCAACACCGAGATCTTCTCGGCCTCACGAGTGCGGGTCGGCAAGAAGGTCCTGATCGCCGCGTATACCTACCTGGTGGGCGGGGATCATCTCTACGATCGGGTGGACATCCCGGTGCTCGATCAGGGGCGGACAGCCGCCGGCATCGACATCGGCGATCACGCGTGGCTCGGCGCGCACGTGGTCGTGACCGACGGCTCCCGTGTCGGGCGCGATGCGATCGTGGGCGCGGGTGCTGTCGTCGTCGGCGAGATCCCGGAATTCGCGATCGCCGTCGGCACGCCAGCGAAGGTGGTGCGCGACCGGCGAACGCCGGCCTGA
- the asnB gene encoding asparagine synthase (glutamine-hydrolyzing) — MCGIVAIAHRDLRAPVSEAALRGMARTLVHRGPEDEGVLAGCGGGLGFRRLSFMDIPGGQQPFTNEAGNVHVVGNGEIYNYPELRGELEALGHRFRSGSDIEAALHAYEQWGCDAFTHLRGMFALALYDERTHALVAARDRAGEKPLFYADTTDGLFLASEVKALLVRPEVSREFDLQALDQFLTYEYVIAPRTLFAQIRSLPAAHYLVYRDGKVRVERYWDVAEVPVREWAAADAATAVRTALATAVDRQMMSDVPLGVFLSGGIDSSAIAAFMADAAVRRGVTVTSFSMGFRDQSYNELPYAREIATRFGLTHVEDLVTADVASLFDPLVAHLDQPFADVSFFPTYLVSRLARQHVKGVLAGDGGDELFGGYDAYAAQALAARLSRLTPDAAWQLADRVAQLVPPAAQKKGALNKVKRFLAGITSNTADLGHYRWMTFMDPPSRRRLYSPAMLDAALGGDVHREVREAFGAYRSDDAMNRELYADLRVYLADDILVKVDRMSMATSLETRAPFLDTDLMELAFSMPGHLKVRGDQRKIVLKQALRGVLPESILLRRKEGFSIPMKNWLRRELQPLMRDLLSAERLTRRGLFQPTEVARLMQEHVDGRANHAHQLFSLMVFERWADALEAPVQMPGIVAAS, encoded by the coding sequence ATGTGCGGCATCGTCGCCATCGCCCATCGTGATCTCCGCGCCCCCGTGAGCGAGGCCGCCCTGCGCGGCATGGCGCGCACGCTCGTCCACCGCGGCCCGGAAGACGAAGGCGTGCTCGCGGGTTGCGGCGGTGGACTCGGCTTCCGGCGCCTGTCGTTCATGGACATCCCCGGCGGCCAGCAGCCGTTCACCAACGAAGCGGGCAACGTCCACGTCGTCGGCAACGGCGAGATTTACAACTACCCGGAATTGCGCGGTGAGCTCGAAGCACTGGGTCACCGCTTCCGATCCGGGTCGGACATCGAGGCCGCCCTCCACGCCTACGAGCAGTGGGGCTGCGACGCGTTCACCCACCTGCGCGGCATGTTCGCGCTGGCGCTGTACGACGAACGCACGCACGCACTCGTGGCGGCTCGCGATCGCGCAGGCGAGAAGCCGCTGTTCTACGCCGACACGACTGACGGCCTTTTCCTCGCGTCCGAGGTCAAGGCCCTGCTGGTGCGGCCCGAGGTCTCACGCGAGTTCGATCTGCAGGCGCTGGACCAGTTCCTGACCTACGAGTACGTCATCGCACCGCGGACGCTGTTTGCACAGATCCGCAGCCTTCCGGCCGCACATTACCTTGTCTATCGCGACGGGAAGGTGCGCGTCGAGCGCTACTGGGACGTGGCCGAGGTACCGGTTCGCGAGTGGGCTGCGGCCGACGCGGCCACTGCGGTGCGTACGGCCCTGGCGACGGCCGTCGATCGGCAGATGATGTCGGATGTGCCGCTCGGGGTGTTCCTGTCGGGCGGGATCGACTCGAGCGCGATCGCCGCGTTCATGGCCGACGCCGCGGTGCGGCGCGGCGTCACGGTCACGAGCTTCAGCATGGGGTTCCGCGACCAGAGCTACAACGAGCTCCCGTACGCGCGCGAGATTGCGACGCGCTTCGGCCTGACGCACGTCGAGGACCTGGTCACCGCCGACGTCGCCAGCCTGTTCGATCCGCTGGTCGCGCATCTCGACCAGCCCTTCGCCGACGTGTCGTTCTTTCCCACCTACCTCGTGTCGCGACTGGCGCGGCAACACGTCAAGGGCGTGCTCGCCGGCGATGGCGGCGACGAGTTGTTCGGCGGCTACGACGCGTACGCCGCCCAGGCCCTGGCGGCACGGCTCTCGCGCCTGACGCCGGACGCCGCGTGGCAGCTGGCCGATCGGGTCGCGCAGTTGGTGCCGCCGGCGGCGCAGAAGAAGGGCGCGCTGAACAAGGTCAAGCGCTTCCTCGCCGGGATCACGTCCAACACCGCGGACCTCGGGCACTACCGCTGGATGACGTTCATGGATCCGCCCTCACGTCGGCGGCTCTACTCGCCGGCCATGCTCGACGCCGCCCTCGGCGGCGACGTGCATCGGGAAGTACGCGAGGCGTTTGGCGCGTATCGCTCCGACGATGCGATGAACCGCGAGCTCTATGCGGATCTCCGCGTGTACCTCGCAGACGACATCCTGGTGAAGGTCGATCGCATGAGCATGGCGACTTCGCTCGAAACGCGAGCGCCCTTCCTCGACACCGACCTGATGGAGCTGGCCTTTTCCATGCCCGGACATCTCAAGGTGCGCGGCGACCAGCGCAAGATCGTCCTGAAGCAGGCATTGCGCGGCGTGCTGCCCGAGAGCATCCTCTTGCGCAGGAAGGAGGGCTTCAGCATTCCGATGAAGAACTGGCTGCGACGCGAGTTGCAGCCGCTGATGCGCGACCTGCTCTCCGCGGAGCGACTCACTCGGCGCGGGCTGTTCCAACCCACGGAAGTCGCGCGACTCATGCAGGAGCACGTGGACGGCCGCGCCAATCATGCGCACCAGTTGTTCTCGCTGATGGTGTTCGAGCGCTGGGCCGATGCGCTCGAGGCGCCGGTTCAGATGCCGGGTATCGTTGCCGCGTCGTAG
- a CDS encoding glycerol-3-phosphate dehydrogenase/oxidase produces the protein MRRDPSRLTTSEFDLLIVGAGIYGATVAWDATQRGLKVALIDKGDFGSGTSFNNAKTVHGGVRSLQRGHLGEMREYLRERRALSYILPHLVHPLPFLLPTSRRLTRHKLLLGVYFRFNDLLAHDRNDLPDPSKHLPASRVVSREECLRLAPWLDPDGVTGAIEWHDAQFSNSSRAELAFIRTAVRHGLEAANHVQALGLIRQDEGRVAGVMAQSLRPEAPPFPIRARAVLMATGGWTAEALRAWGASAFGRRVPQWSVAMNLVIAGRGGTHAVGGTARGRLFFLAPWRGATIAGTSHDPWTGTADQLVPRREFVDQLLDDVNAAFPRAAVQATDIRLVHRGLLPATEASARRVTLLRESPFIDHGEDGCANLFSLVGVRYTTARHSAERAVDAIVRVLDIVAKPGATATTKLDGGDIERFDTFVAEARRQATPDVPASLIERLVCSYGTAWRDVIATRPHAAGTADAEAPEDSSLRPLGAHCDVTAAEVLYAVREEMAITLADALLRRTEAGTRGHPGQDAVLAAATLMGKELGWTDAQRAREVQSLGRVYDAATIPGI, from the coding sequence GTGCGACGCGATCCGAGTCGGCTCACGACCTCCGAGTTCGACCTGCTCATCGTCGGCGCCGGCATCTACGGTGCCACCGTGGCGTGGGATGCGACGCAGCGCGGCCTCAAGGTGGCCCTGATCGACAAGGGAGACTTCGGCAGCGGCACGTCGTTCAACAATGCCAAGACGGTGCACGGGGGCGTGCGCTCGCTGCAGCGCGGGCACCTCGGCGAAATGCGCGAGTACCTGCGCGAGCGTCGCGCTCTCTCGTACATCCTGCCCCACCTCGTCCACCCGCTGCCGTTCCTGCTGCCCACAAGTCGCCGGCTGACACGGCACAAGCTGTTGCTCGGCGTCTACTTCCGGTTCAACGACCTGCTGGCGCACGACCGCAACGATTTGCCCGACCCGAGCAAGCACCTGCCGGCCAGCCGCGTTGTCTCGCGGGAGGAATGCCTGCGGCTGGCGCCGTGGCTGGATCCCGACGGGGTCACGGGTGCCATCGAGTGGCATGACGCTCAGTTCTCCAACAGCTCGCGCGCCGAACTGGCCTTCATTCGCACTGCGGTTCGGCACGGGCTCGAGGCCGCCAACCACGTGCAGGCCCTGGGGCTGATCCGGCAGGACGAGGGTCGGGTGGCGGGCGTGATGGCGCAGTCGCTGCGGCCAGAAGCACCGCCCTTCCCCATCCGCGCGCGTGCGGTGCTCATGGCCACCGGCGGCTGGACAGCGGAGGCGCTTCGCGCGTGGGGTGCATCGGCCTTCGGGCGGCGCGTGCCGCAGTGGTCGGTGGCGATGAATCTCGTGATCGCCGGCCGCGGCGGCACGCATGCCGTCGGCGGCACCGCACGTGGCCGCCTGTTCTTCCTGGCGCCGTGGCGCGGCGCCACCATCGCCGGAACCAGCCATGACCCATGGACGGGTACGGCAGATCAACTGGTGCCGCGGCGCGAATTCGTCGATCAGCTGCTCGACGATGTCAATGCGGCGTTCCCGCGGGCGGCCGTGCAGGCGACCGACATCCGGCTCGTGCATCGAGGGCTGCTGCCGGCCACCGAAGCCTCGGCACGGCGCGTCACGCTGCTGCGCGAGAGTCCCTTCATCGACCACGGCGAGGACGGCTGCGCGAACCTCTTCTCGCTCGTCGGGGTGCGCTATACGACAGCACGCCACTCCGCGGAACGTGCCGTGGACGCGATCGTCCGCGTGCTCGACATCGTCGCGAAGCCGGGTGCCACCGCCACGACGAAACTCGATGGCGGGGACATCGAGCGATTCGATACGTTCGTGGCCGAAGCGAGGCGGCAGGCCACACCCGACGTGCCAGCGTCGCTGATCGAACGGCTCGTCTGCAGCTACGGCACGGCGTGGAGGGACGTGATCGCGACGCGACCTCACGCTGCCGGCACGGCGGATGCCGAGGCACCAGAGGACTCGTCATTACGACCGTTGGGGGCGCACTGCGATGTCACCGCCGCGGAAGTGCTGTATGCGGTGCGCGAGGAGATGGCCATCACACTCGCGGACGCGCTGCTGCGACGCACCGAGGCCGGGACCCGTGGCCATCCGGGCCAGGACGCCGTTCTGGCCGCCGCCACGCTCATGGGCAAGGAACTGGGCTGGACCGACGCGCAACGGGCTCGCGAAGTGCAGTCGCTCGGGCGTGTCTACGACGCGGCAACGATACCCGGCATCTGA
- a CDS encoding class I SAM-dependent methyltransferase: MHPPASRPHGPASAADVAAYWNTRIHDLEMTTHPVGTREFFDDLDDYRFDKLHYLPLLVDFNGFAGKRVLEIGCGIGTDLARFARGGARVTGIDLAQASIDLARKNFELHGLQAEDLRVADGAALPFDQASFDVVYCHGVLQYAADAAAIVAEARRVLRPDGLAVFMVYNRVSWLQAMSRVMKVGLEHGDAPVLQLYSIPEFRALLSPFGDVEIVPERFPVASRLHKGWKATAYNSFFVGTFNALPKAWVRPYGWHLMAFCRPA; this comes from the coding sequence ATGCACCCGCCCGCGAGCCGGCCGCACGGCCCCGCCTCTGCCGCCGACGTCGCCGCCTACTGGAACACGCGCATCCACGATCTCGAGATGACCACCCACCCGGTGGGCACGCGCGAATTCTTCGACGACCTCGACGACTACCGCTTCGACAAGCTGCATTACCTGCCGCTTCTGGTCGACTTCAACGGCTTTGCAGGCAAGCGCGTGCTCGAGATCGGCTGCGGTATCGGGACCGACCTGGCGCGGTTCGCCCGCGGCGGGGCGCGCGTCACCGGCATCGACCTGGCGCAAGCGTCCATCGACCTGGCCCGGAAGAACTTCGAGTTGCATGGGCTGCAGGCCGAGGATCTGCGCGTGGCCGACGGAGCAGCCCTGCCATTCGACCAGGCGTCCTTCGACGTCGTCTACTGCCATGGGGTACTGCAGTACGCCGCCGATGCCGCGGCCATCGTCGCCGAGGCTCGACGAGTGCTGCGGCCGGACGGTCTGGCCGTCTTCATGGTCTACAACCGCGTCTCGTGGCTGCAGGCGATGTCCAGGGTCATGAAGGTGGGGCTCGAGCACGGTGACGCGCCCGTGCTCCAGCTCTATTCCATCCCCGAGTTCAGGGCGCTCCTCTCCCCCTTTGGCGACGTGGAGATCGTGCCTGAGCGGTTTCCCGTCGCATCGAGGCTGCACAAGGGATGGAAGGCTACTGCGTACAACTCGTTCTTCGTCGGCACCTTCAACGCCTTGCCGAAGGCGTGGGTGCGACCCTACGGCTGGCATCTCATGGCGTTCTGCCGGCCAGCCTGA